The nucleotide sequence GCTTCGTAGAATTTACCTATAAATACATCTAATTTACCCCAACTCAGAATAGAGATAAAAAAATTGTAGTTAGTAAACAATCTTGAATCTATTTAAAACAGAAATTATTCTTATTGAGCTAGGTTTCCTTACTAATTTCTTACATGCACTTAAATTACCCTCTAGTCATTAAAAGTTTGTTTAATAAGTGCTATATTCTACTCATAAATATTAATTATTAATTATTTTAGCAGTAACTAAACCTACTAAAACTAAACCCTACTAAAATGCATAAATTTCAAATTACTGTTATTGCTGTACTTTTACCTCTACTCCTATTTTCACAAACAGAAATTAAATCGCTACTAAAAGAATTAGATGCTACTATTGATAACAGCCAACAATACCAAAATGAGAAAGAATCTGAAATAAAAAAGCTAATTGAACTCAAAAAAATAACTACAACTGAGGTTTTAAAATATGAGGTTTACGAGAAGTTATTTAAGGAATATCGGTTTTACCAATCGGATTCTGCGATAAGTTATGCTCGAAAAAGCATGCAGATTGCCAATAATTTAAACGATTTAACAAAAATCAATACCACCAAGTTAAACCTTGCTTCGATTATGGGTACATTAGGAATGTACAAAGAAGCTACTGATATATTGAATAAAATTAATATCAAAGCTACTCCAGACCTTAGAGGTGATTATTATGGTGTCTGTAGTACCTTATATCTTTCAATGTCGGATTTTGCGGCTACTTCGCAAGAAAAAAACAACTACATTGAACTAACCAAAAAATATAGAGATTCCAGTTACAACTTTTACCCTAAAACATCAGAATCATCAATTATTCACCAAGCTAACAAATATTTTGAGGAAAAGAAATATGGTGATGCGCTTCCATTATTAACAAATTATTTTTCAAAAATAAAAGATAATAATACCGATAAAGCGATAGTAGCCTACCTAATTTCGCAAGCTTATCAAAAACAAAAAGATTTTGGCAATGAAAAAAAATGGCTCATCATTTCGGCAATCTCCGATTTGAAATTAGAAAAAAAAGAATACATCTCTCTTCGTTCTTTGGCCTATATGCTTTATGAAGAAGGAGATATCGACCGTGCGTACAAATACACTAAACGAACGCTGGAAGATGCCTTATTTTGCAATGCCCGCTTAAGAACTTTCGAAATTTCGAAGATGATGCCCATCATCAATGAAGCCTATCAAAAACAAAATGAGACCAATCGCAAACAGCTGATTCTGTTTCTTGTAAGTGCTAGTATTTTATCCTTATTCCTTTTAACAGCTTTGGTTTTATTATTCAAACAAATCAAAAAATTATCCAAAGCTAAATATGAAATAAGTTTAGCCAATAAACAATTCAAAGTTCTAAATGAAGAATTGAAAATAGCCAATGAAAAACTGAATGAAACAAACCATACTTTAAAAGAAGCCAGTCTAGTTAAAGAAATATACATTGGTCGTTATATGGATCAATGTTCTGTTTACATTAGCAAATTAGACCAATACAGACGACAATTGAATATCATGGCGGCTAGCGGAAAAATGACCGAATTAGTCCGTGCCATTAAATCGGATGAGTTTATTGAGAAAGAACTTAAAGAATTCTACAATAATTTTGACAAGACCTTCTTATTGCTTTTTCCAAATTTCATTGGCGACTTTAGTAATTTGCTTACTGATACTGATGACATCAAATTAAAACAAGGAGAACTTATGAATACTGAATTGCGAATCTTTGCCTTGATTCGTTTAGGAATATCTGATAGCGCTAAAATATCCGAATTTTTACGCTATTCATTATCTACTATTTACAATTACAGAACCAAATTAAGAAATAAGTCCTTAGGTCCTCGTGATGAATTTGAAGCGAATGTAATGCGAATTGGAACCAACAAATAGCAAAATGTTTATCATCCAAAAAAGGTCTTTACGCTTAAAATAAGCATAAAGACCTTTTTTAGCACTACCTCTCTACTACTTTTTTAAACAACCTTAAAAATCATAAACCCTTAAAAAACAATACTTTACATATCTAAACAAGCTTCAAATCACTACCATTTTCATTTAAAAAAAATAAACGCTTAAGAAGCGCTGTAAATTTGGGTTATCAATATTTCTTTAGCTAACCATAATTTTTATTTAATTAAAAAAATGAAACAACTACTCCTATCAACCCTCGTCTGCATGGCTTTATTCAATACTGCTTTTGCACAACAATTAAAATCCCCCAATCAAAAATTGCAAATGGAATTTTCATTGCAAAAAGATGGAACGCCTATTTATAATTTAAACTACAAAGACCAAGCTGTTATTAAAACAAGTAAGCTAGGTTTAGAACTAAAAAACGATACTAAATCACTATTAAATGATTTTACCATTATCGATTCTAAAACGAGTACTTTCGACGAAAGTTGGAATCCAGTTTGGGGAGAATGGTCATCAATTCGCAACCATTATAACGAACTAGCGGTCACTCTAAATCAAAAAGGAACCGACCGAAAATTGGTTATACGTTTTCGATTGTTTGATGATGGACTCGGTTTTCGTTATGAATTCCCTTCGCAAAAAAACTTGACTTATTTTGTAATCAAAGAAGAACGTACTCAGTTTGCTATGACTGGGGATCATACCGCTTTCTGGATTCCAGGAGACTATGACACTCAAGAATACGACTACACTACTTCTAAATTATCCGAAATTAGAAGTTTAATCAAAAAAGCGACTACTGAAAATGTATCTCAAAAAACGTTTTCACCTACAGGAGTACAAACTTCATTGATGATGAAATCAAAAGAAGGTTTGTATATCAATTTACATGAGGCTGCTTTGATTAACTATTCTTGTATGCATTTGAACTTGGATGACAAAAGCATGATTTTTGAATCTTGGTTAACACCTGATGCAACGGGAGATAAAGGATATTTACAAGCACCAAGTAAATCCCCTTGGCGAACAATTATTGTTAGTGATGATGCTAGAGATATTTTGGCTTCAAAAATAACTTTAAACTTAAACGACCCTTGCAAAATAGAAGATACTTCTTGGATTAAACCTGTTAAATACATTGGTGTTTGGTGGGAAATGATTACTGGAAAAAGTTCTTGGGCGTATACCGATGAATTCCCTTCCGTTGTCCTTGGCGAAACTGATTTTGCGAAAGCGAAACCAAATGGCAAACACGGAGCCAATAACGCTAATGTGAAAAAACACATTGATTTTGCGGCAAAACACGGTTTTGATGCGGTACTCGTTGAAGGTTGGAACGAAGGTTGGGAAGACTGGTTTGGTCATTCTAAAGATTATGTTTTTGACTTTTTAACCCCTTACCCAGATTTTGATGTAGCAGGAATTCATGCTTACGCAAAAGCCAAAGGAGTTAAAATGATCATGCATCATGAAACTTCAGGTTCTGTTCGTAATTACGAGCGCCATATGGACAAAGCCTACCAATTTATGAAAGACAACGGTTATGATGCTGTAAAAAGTGGGTATGTTGGAAATATTCTTCCTCGTGGTGAAAACCATTACAGCCAATGGATTGTAAACCATTATCAATATGCAGTTGAAAAAGCAGCCGATTATAAAGTTATGGTCAATGCACACGAAGCAATTCGTCCAACAGGAATTTGTAGAACCTATCCTAATTTAATTGGAAATGAAGCGGCTAGAGGAACAGAATACCAAGCTTTTGGAGGAAACAAACCTAATCATGTTACGGTTTTACCTTTTACGCGATTGATTGGAGGCCCAATGGATTATACGCCAGGGATATTCGAAATGGATATTAGTAAATTGAATCCTGAGAACACTTCACATTTAAACAGCACTCTTGCAAATCAATTGGCATTATATGTGACGATGTACAGCCCATTACAAATGGCTGCCGACCTACCTGAAAACTACAACCGTTTTCTAGATGCGTTCCAATTCATTAAAGATGTGGCTATTGATTGGGACGACAGTAAATACCTAGAAGCTGAACCAGGTGAATATGTTACCGTAGCTCGAAAAGCAAAGGGAAAGAATAATTGGTTCATTGGAAATGCAAATGGTGAAACAGCTCGTGTGTCGACAATTAAATTTGACTTTTTGGAAAAAGGAAAGAAATACGAAGCTACTATTTATGCAGATGCCAAGGATGCGCATTACAAAACAAATCCGCAAGCCTACACCATTCGTAAAATGAAACTAACGAGTAAATCAAAACTTTCTCAGTTATCTGCTCCAGGTGGAGGATTC is from Flavobacterium sp. NG2 and encodes:
- a CDS encoding glycoside hydrolase family 97 protein; this translates as MKQLLLSTLVCMALFNTAFAQQLKSPNQKLQMEFSLQKDGTPIYNLNYKDQAVIKTSKLGLELKNDTKSLLNDFTIIDSKTSTFDESWNPVWGEWSSIRNHYNELAVTLNQKGTDRKLVIRFRLFDDGLGFRYEFPSQKNLTYFVIKEERTQFAMTGDHTAFWIPGDYDTQEYDYTTSKLSEIRSLIKKATTENVSQKTFSPTGVQTSLMMKSKEGLYINLHEAALINYSCMHLNLDDKSMIFESWLTPDATGDKGYLQAPSKSPWRTIIVSDDARDILASKITLNLNDPCKIEDTSWIKPVKYIGVWWEMITGKSSWAYTDEFPSVVLGETDFAKAKPNGKHGANNANVKKHIDFAAKHGFDAVLVEGWNEGWEDWFGHSKDYVFDFLTPYPDFDVAGIHAYAKAKGVKMIMHHETSGSVRNYERHMDKAYQFMKDNGYDAVKSGYVGNILPRGENHYSQWIVNHYQYAVEKAADYKVMVNAHEAIRPTGICRTYPNLIGNEAARGTEYQAFGGNKPNHVTVLPFTRLIGGPMDYTPGIFEMDISKLNPENTSHLNSTLANQLALYVTMYSPLQMAADLPENYNRFLDAFQFIKDVAIDWDDSKYLEAEPGEYVTVARKAKGKNNWFIGNANGETARVSTIKFDFLEKGKKYEATIYADAKDAHYKTNPQAYTIRKMKLTSKSKLSQLSAPGGGFAISVIEIK
- a CDS encoding DUF6377 domain-containing protein, which codes for MHKFQITVIAVLLPLLLFSQTEIKSLLKELDATIDNSQQYQNEKESEIKKLIELKKITTTEVLKYEVYEKLFKEYRFYQSDSAISYARKSMQIANNLNDLTKINTTKLNLASIMGTLGMYKEATDILNKINIKATPDLRGDYYGVCSTLYLSMSDFAATSQEKNNYIELTKKYRDSSYNFYPKTSESSIIHQANKYFEEKKYGDALPLLTNYFSKIKDNNTDKAIVAYLISQAYQKQKDFGNEKKWLIISAISDLKLEKKEYISLRSLAYMLYEEGDIDRAYKYTKRTLEDALFCNARLRTFEISKMMPIINEAYQKQNETNRKQLILFLVSASILSLFLLTALVLLFKQIKKLSKAKYEISLANKQFKVLNEELKIANEKLNETNHTLKEASLVKEIYIGRYMDQCSVYISKLDQYRRQLNIMAASGKMTELVRAIKSDEFIEKELKEFYNNFDKTFLLLFPNFIGDFSNLLTDTDDIKLKQGELMNTELRIFALIRLGISDSAKISEFLRYSLSTIYNYRTKLRNKSLGPRDEFEANVMRIGTNK